AACTGCTTTCAGAAGTAGAAGAAGACCGTCTACACACTGTAGATAAATCTTTTCCGATGCCTGCGGTCATTCGCCTTTACCAATATGTACATATTCCGTATCGTGGCGTAGTACTTACTCGCCAGAACATATTCAGAAGAGACAGGTTTAGCTGCCAGTATTGTGGTACGAATAAAAACCTGACACTTGACCATGTAGTGCCTCGCTCCAAAGGTGGTAAAACCAGCTGGAGCAATTTAGTAACTGCCTGCCGTCGTTGTAATACCAACAAAGGAGACCAGTCCCCAGAAGCTGCCGGTCTTAAACTTCAGAAGAAGCCTCATAAACCTACTTATTTAATGTTTCTGAGAGATTATTCTGGGGCTGTACGAAAAGAGTGGCAGCCTTTTTTAAATTATGCTTCCTAGTACAGTACTTTGTACCCCCAATAGAATAACACATTAATAGATTTCGGTATTATTTTTGGTGATATTTTTATTTAAAATATAACTATGTTATGGTTATGTTTTGTTGAAACTAAAAATAATATCATATGAAGCAAACTTTCAGAAGATTTGGTATTGCCAGCCGTGCCGGAGTAATGGCTGTTGTCATTGCATTGCCGCTTTTTTCTTGCGAAGATGAGACACTCTCAGAAAACGAAGAGCAGCAGTCTGAGCAAATTATTAATGATGAAGCTTTGGCAGATGACCTTTTTGAAGATATGGATGCTATCAGTATGGAAGCAGCCAGCTATTCTGAAAATGGGCGTACTCTCTCTGGTAGCCTGGCGGATCTTAGCTGTTTAAGCCGGTCCGTAAACCAGTCCTTAAGCTCAGGAAAATATACGAAAGAGGTAACGCTTGATTTTAGCGATGATTGCAGTGATGCTCAGGGCAGAAATCGTAGTGGCAAGTTGGTAGTTAACCATGTCATTGATGCTTCTACTTATACTCTGAGTACTAAGTTTGATGGATTTATCATCAACGGAAATAAACTGGATGGAACGCGTACTTTAGTGTATTCTCAAAATGATAAGGGAGTGCTTTCCGCTACAATTACTCTCGTAGATGGTAAAATTACCCTGGCAGATGGGAGCGTAATCACTCGTGAAGGTAGCTTTACTAAAGAAATTGACGCGCAAAATGGAAAAGTGGTGCTGAGTGGAAAAGCTGAAGGTACAAACCGAAATGGGGTGGGCTATGTAGCTCAAATTACCACACCACTTGTTTTTAAGACCAGTTGTTTGATGGAAGGTAACTTTATGGCGGTAAGTGGTAATAAAGAAATCACCCGCGTAGACCGAAAAACACTTGCACTAGACTATGGAGATGGTAGCTGTGATAATACTGTTAGGCTGAATATTGACGGAGTGGAGAGTACCATTGATATTACTATTAATAAATAATAACACAGTACAATATTTAAAAAAGAAAACCCTCTGACTTCAGAGGGTTTTTGTGTTTAAGCAGGCTAAAAATTAGCTCAATACTTCTTTTACTTTATCAGCGGCATCTTTAAGCAGAATTGCTGATTTTACTTTTAGCCCGGATTCTTCAATGATTTTTGCACCTTCTTCTGCATTAGTGCCTTGCAGACGAACAATGATAGGTACATCAATGTCACCGATATTTTTGTAAGCCTCTACCACACCATTGGCTACACGATCGCAACGTACGATACCACCAAAGATATTGATTAGGATAGCTTTTACATTTGGATCTTTAAGGATGATTCTAAAACCAGCTTCAACGGTCTGGGCGTTAGCTCCACCTCCTACATCCAGGAAGTTTGCGGGCTCACCACCAGATAGTTTAATGATGTCCATTGTAGCCATTGCCAGTCCGGCACCATTTACCATACAGCCTACGTTTCCGTCCAGCTTAATGTAGTTCAGTCCAGATTTGCTAGCTTCTACTTCCAGCTCATCTTCTTCAGAAATATCTCTTAGCTCGGCAAGCTCAGACTGGCGGTAAAGAGCATTATCGTCCAGGTTAACTTTCGCATCTACTGCCAGAATTTTATCGTCCGAAGTTTTAAGCACAGGGTTAATCTCAAACATAGAGGCATCCATTCCCATATACGCTTTGTAAAGCGCATTGATGAATTTCACCATTTCTTTAAGGGCTTTGCCTTCCAGACCCAGTGCAAATGCTACTTTTCTTGCCTGAAAAGGCTGTAGACCAATTGCGGGATCAATCCATTCTTTAATGATGGCACTTGGGTTATGTTCAGCAACTTCTTCAATCTCTACTCCACCTTCGGTAGACGCAATTATAACGTTGCTACCTGTAGCGCGGTCTAGGGTGATGCTAAGGTAATATTCTTTAATGTTTGGGTCGTCAGGAGAAGGGTAGTATACATCCTGAGCAATAAGAACTTTGTTTACCTTTTTACCGGCAGCACCGGTTTGTATGGTTTCCAGGGTTCCACCCAGAATATTTTTAACTTTTTCTTCAACACTGTCCAGTTTACTAACCACCACACCTTTGGAGCCGGTTTCTTTAACTGATCCTTTACCACGCCCTCCAGCGTGAATCTGTGCCTTTACGACAAAAAAGTTAGTTCCAGTCTCTTCCTGTAGGCGTTTGGCGGCGTCTTTGGTTTGCTCTAGTTTATCTATAACAATACCTTCCTGAACCTGTACACCATACTGCTTGAGAATGTTTTTGGCTTGATATTCGTGTATATTCATGCTTGGAAATTTTTCACGAATCTATCAAATTTTAGTTTTATACTCAAAATAAAATGCCCCCTCTGAAATAATGCCTACATAAAAGCTGTTTTTAGCTGTAATGCGCAGAAAAAAGATTAATTTCCGCTTTTAATTTTGATTAGAGTGAAAGCATAGAAAAATACCACAGCATGCTCAGGGCAGAAAATATCGTCAAGACATACGGAAAGTTAAGAGTATTAAAAGCTATAGACCTGGAAATAGAACAGGGCAAAATTGTTTCTATCGTAGGGGCCTCCGGAGCTGGTAAAAGTACGCTACTGCATATACTTGGTACGCTAGACAAGCCAGATGAAGGAAAAGTCTGGTTAGGCGATCAGGAACTTTCCAGGCTAAGAGGCAACGATCTGGCACTGTACCGCAACCAGAATATTGGTTTTATTTTTCAGTTTCACAATCTGATGCCAGAATTTACCGCTCTGGAAAATGTTTGTATTCCGGCTTATCTGGCCAATAAGAAAAGCGATAAAGAAATTGTACAGCGAGGTAGAGAATTGCTTGAGATGTTAGGCCTTACAGATCGTATGGATCACAAGCCTTCTGAGATGTCTGGTGGAGAACAGCAGCGAACAGCAGTTGCACGTGCCCTTATGAACAATCCAGCAGTGGTATTTGCCGATGAGCCTAGTGGTAATCTGGATTCTCATACAGCCGAAGAGTTGCACAATTTGTTTTTTAGACTCAGAGACGAATTCGGCCAGACTTTCGTCATTGTTACGCACAATGAAGAGCTTGCCAACATGGCAGATGAAAAGTTTGAAATCAAGGACGGCGTAATCTTCACCGGCTAAGCCCTAGCTTTTTACCTCTTTTACCATTTGCTGTATATGTTTACTGGCGCCCAGCATGTTTTCATATACTGCAGCCACATTATGGTCTTTATCTAGCAGATAAGTAATGCGGCGAGTAATACCGAGCAATGGTACGCTGGCTTTATATTTTTTGGTTACAGTTTCCTCCGAATCGGATAAGAGCTCAAAGGGCAAGTGCAACTTGTTCTTAAAACGCTCATGCGTTTTGATATCATCTCTGCTAATCCCGATGATATCTATATCCAGATTATCAAAATATGAAAAATGATCTCTAAACTCACATGCCTCTTTGGTACAACCCTGGGTAAAGTCTTTAGGGTAGAAGTAGAGGACACATGCCTTATCCTTTAAATCTTTATTTAGCTGAAAAGAATGCCCGTTTGTAGAGGGCAAAATAAAGTCAGGAGCTTTGCTGCCAATTACTAGTGCCATGTTAATTATAAATATTTGAATAACTAATATAAACTCGCAATGTAGTTTATACTTTTAAAAAATCAATTTAATCTATGTAAATCACCACTTTATGCCTAAATGGAACAAAATTACCCAAATATATTGTATATCATTTTTCATAGATATATTAAGGTGTAAATTTGGAGCGTTAAAATACATAAAGTTCGACTTATGGACACAAAGGGAAAGTCAATATTAGTAGTAGAAGATGAAGAGAATTTAAGGGGGTTACTTTCTAAAATATTAAGTCTTGAAGATTTCAAAATATTTGAAGCCGGAGATGTTACAACAGCTAAAAATATTTTGCTTACCGAAACCATTTACCTGGTAGTAACCGACGTAATGCTGCCGGACATCAATGGTATAGAGTTTACCAAATACATTAAAAAAGAATATCCATTGACAGAGGTAGTCGTACTTACTGCTTTTGGAAATGTGAAGGATGGAGTAAAGGCGATGAAAATAGGGGCATTTGATTATCTCACTAAAGGTGATGGTGATGATATGCTACCGTTAATCGCCAAGAAAGCAGTAGAAAAATCTATGCTGCAAAGGCAGGTGCAGGAGGTGGATTTCAAGACTGATTCACGTTCCAGCTTTAATAAAATAATTGGTAAGTCCCGGCCAGTAAAGAAAATGATAGAACTGGCCAAAAAAGTGGCAGTTACAGATACTACCGTGTTGCTGCTAGGTGAAACAGGTACCGGTAAAGAGCTCCTGGCAGAAGCTATACACCATGCCAGCCGACGCAGAAAAGGGCCGTTTGTTACCATAAACTGTGCGGCTATACCTAAAGACCTACAGGAGTCTGAGTTATTTGGACATAAGAAAGGATCATTTACAGGAGCAGCACAGGACAAAAAAGGATATTTTGAAGTAGCCGATCGTGGGACCATATTCCTGGATGAGTTAGGCGAGATGAGCCCAGAGCTACAGGCCAAGCTGCTTCGTGCGTTGGAAAACCGTACTTTTAACAGAGTAGGTGATACTACACCTATTCCGGTAGACATTAGAATTATAGCTGCAACCAACCGCGATCTTTTAGATGAGGACAACAGTGAGTTTCGTAGAGACCTCTACTATCGCCTAAGCACTTTTGCGATTGACTTGCCCCCACTGAGAGAGCGCCCCTCGGATATTGAATTGATTGCCTTCCATTTCCTTAAAAGTCAGGCAGAGCGCGTAGGGGGAGAGATTATGAAGATTGACCCTGAGTTTGTATACCATCTAAAAAAGTACGACTGGCCCGGCAATATTCGTGAACTTAAGAACGTAATTGAGCGAGCAGTAATACTTTCTGATGGCAGAGAGCTAACTGCTGATACTTTGCCTAATGAAGTGCTGGCTGCCAGAAAAGTAAAAGAAGAAGTAGCAGAAAGTGTATCCTATGCCAACGAAACGAGCAGCTATAGTATGCCATCTTCAGAACCTGTATCTGATAATGTTGACCTGAAAACGATTGAGCAGGAGCATATTCTCAAGGTGTTAACAATGGTAAATGGCAATAAATCTGAAGCTGCCAAGCGTCTGGATATTGGCTTAGCCACTCTATATCGCAAGCTTAAAGAGTACAACGTAGGATAAAGCTTTGTCATAATGAGATTTTTTTTCATTATGACATGCTTTGTGTCCTTAATGGTCTATATTTTCTCTTAATCTTCTTATTCGTCTAATTATTGTGAGATCTTCTGTGAAAAGCTTATTGCAAAGGATTGTTGCGCTGACCTCTTTTTATCAGAAGATGAAAATAAGGACCCAAATTTTCTCAGGTTTTCTACTTGTACTTTTTCTCACATCCATATTAGCAGTAGTAACTATTTACTACCTGGGAAATTTGGGAACCGCTTCTACTAAAATTCTGGAAGAGAATTACCGTTCGGTCAAAGCTTCTGAGCAAATTATTATCTCTTTATCCAAAGTAGATCAGATACTGGCTAAAATCTGTCTGGGGCAAAACTACAATGACTCTTCTCTGGTTTTAATTCTGGATCGTGAGAAACAACTACTGAGTAACAATATTGGTATCTGTCGCCAGAATGCCTCTGACCAAAAAGAAGTAATGCTGGTAGGAGAATTAGAGGACGAATATGCCAGCTACATCTATTACATAGATGATTTTAAAACTACAGTAGATAAAGTAGGCCTATACTTTACTGTATTACAAAGGCTTAATGGTGTTATCCGTGAGCATGCTGTTCAGTTGGCAAACATCAATCATAAAGACCTGAGTGAGAAAGATGACTATGCACAGTCTCTTTATTTTCAGTCTAAAATTTATGTTTTTTTGATTCTGGTGCTGGTGCTGATGATTGTAGGCTGGACTGTATATAAAGTGCCTCATGAAATTGTAAAGCCTATAACCAAAATTACGGAGAAGATTCAACGTATCTCTCAGGGAGAATATCAGCAGGAGATTAAAGTGGATTCCAGTAGCGAACTGGGAGATTTGGCTGTTGCCTTCAATAATATGTCGGTACGCTTGCAAGAGTTTGAAAAGCTGAACATAGAAGAGGTGCAGGTTCAGAAAAGCCGTATGGAGTCTATTATCCGAAGTATGAATGATGGCTTAATTATTCTGGACGAGCAGGAAGAAATTATTCTGGTGAATGAAACCAGCTCTAGCCTGATAGATATGGAGGAAAGTGAACTGATTGGTAAAAAACTGTGGGAGCTTTCCGAGAAAAATGAAGTTTTGCATGAGCTGGAAGTATCCTTAAGTAATAAGGATTTTAAGCCCGCTACGATGGAAGAAAGCCATAGCTTCCTTAAAATCAATAGAGGAGATGGTAAGCATGCGTTTTTTACCAAAGAAATATATAAGGTTTACAGTAAAGAGACAGCTACTAAAAGATTTTTAGGCCACATTATTACCCTCAAAGATATCACCTCCTTTAAAGAATCAGACGAGGCCAAGTCTAACTTTATTGCGGTTGTATCTCATGAGCTAAAGACACCACTTTCTGCCCTAAACATGAGCTTAATGCTCTTAAGTAATACTCGCTTTGGTACCCTTAACGAAGAGCAAAGCAAGACTGTAAAAGCTATGAAGCGAGAAGTTCAGCGACTGGTAAATATGGTTACTGAACTCCTGGACCTAACTAAGGTAGAAAGAGGGCAAATTAGTCTAGAAAAAGAGGTGATTGAGCCAGCAATCCTATTGGAATATGCTATCGCTCCGGTAGATGTGAAATTTAAACAGAAGGACGTTCGCATTGATAAAAATATACAGGAAGGACTACCTGCCCTTTACGTAGACCCAGAAAAAATATCTTGGGTACTCATTAACCTGATGACCAATGCGTTACGCTATTCTACTGAGGGTGGAAAAATTATTCTTGAAGCACGTCGCCTGGACGACATGATGGAGTTCTCAGTAAAAGATTTTGGTCCGGGAATTTCTAAAGAAAACCTGAAGAGAGTGTTCAATAAGTTTGTTCAACTAAATACAAACGGTAAAAAGAACAAGCACGGATTAGGTTTAGGTTTGGCTATCTCAAAAGAAGTAGTAGAAGCCCACGAAGGGCAGATTTTTGTGGAAAGTGAGCTAGGTGCGTGGAGTAGGTTTTTCTTCAGAGTACCCATTGCGGCAGAAACCGATAAAGAGGAGATTAAGCCCAAAGAACTCCAGAATGTCCGCAGTATGCACATCACTTAATGAAAAATATTAGCAGTTGAATTAATAGACTGTTTTTCATGTTTACCTTAGGTTCTCTATCAGGCGCTAAATACCTTAGCGTCTTTTTTATTTGCCAGGGCCCTCCAGTGCCCTGCTAGTCCACGACATTATTATCATGAAGCTCAGCAAAGGCATACAATACATGTTGCTATCCACCTTTCTTTTTGCCTGTATGAATGTACTGGTAAAACTGGTAAGCAATATCCCAGCTGTAGAGGTAGTTTTCTTTCGCTCTATTATCTCACTGATTATCAGTTATACAATTTTAAAGTCCAAGAAGATCAACATATGGGGAAATAATAAACCTTTGCTAATCGCAAGAGGTGCCGCCGGAGCTATTGGGCTGGTTCTCTATTTTATGATTATCCAGCAGATACCTTTAGCTACTGCCGTAACCTTGCAATTTCTGGCACCAATAGTAACTGCTATTTTAGGTATGCTAATTTTAAAAGAGAAGGTAAAAGGATGGCAATGGCTTTTTTTTCTACTTTCGTTTGGCGGAATTTTAGTAGTCAACGGTTTTGATGCCAGGGTAGAACCCCTTCATTTGCTAATGGGAATTATGGCAGCATTAGGGGCGGGTATGGCATATACTATTATCCGTAAACTTAATACCACCGAACATCCTTTAGTGATTGTCATGTATTTTCCACTGGTAACAGTGCCTATTACCGGAACATACTCAGCCTTGCATTGGCAAATGCCTCAGGGCATAGAGTGGCTAACTTTGCTGGGCATAGGCGTACTGACACAATTTGCTCAGTTTTATCTTACAAAATCTTTTCAGCAGGAAGAAATCAATAAAGTAGCCAGCCTCAAGTATTTGAATATTCTCTATGCATTGTTCTTTGGCTACGTTTTCTTTGAAGAAACTTTTAACCTGTACACCTATCTGGGAATGTTACTGGTGGTAGCCGGAGTTATTCTGAATATCTGGTACAAACAAAGAACTACTAAAGAGGCAGAGGAATCTCAGAAGGCCAGGGTTAAAAAAACAGCATAGCATTATCATATTATGAAGTTTGAATTACAAACAAAAGACGCAAAGTCTAAAGCCCGCACCGGCGTTTTACATACCGACCACGGGCCCATACATACTCCTATATTTATGCCGGTTGGTACGGCAGGTACCGTTAAGGCGGTTCATCAGCGAGAGCTAAAAGAAGACATTGAAGCTGATATTATTTTAGGCAATACCTATCATCTGTATTTACGACCGGGACTGGAGTTACTGGAAAATGCCGGAGGCTTGCACAAGTTTAATGGGTGGAATGGCCCTATTCTCACCGATAGTGGAGGCTATCAGGTTTATTCTTTAGCGGAAAACCGTAAGATTGAAGAAAAGGGCGTGACTTTCCAGTCTCATATAGATGGCTCCAGGCATGTGTTTACTCCTGAAGCTGCAATGGATATTCAGCGTAGCATTGGGGCGGATATCATCATGGCTTTTGACGAATGCACACCCTATCCCTGTGAGTACGATTATGCCAAAAATTCTTTAGCGATGACTCATCGTTGGTTAAAAAGGTGCTGCGAGCGATTTGACAGCACAGAAGGACGATATGGTTATGAGCAGACCCTTTTTCCTATTGTGCAGGGCAGTGTATATCAGGATT
This window of the Porifericola rhodea genome carries:
- a CDS encoding peroxiredoxin, translated to MALVIGSKAPDFILPSTNGHSFQLNKDLKDKACVLYFYPKDFTQGCTKEACEFRDHFSYFDNLDIDIIGISRDDIKTHERFKNKLHLPFELLSDSEETVTKKYKASVPLLGITRRITYLLDKDHNVAAVYENMLGASKHIQQMVKEVKS
- the tgt gene encoding tRNA guanosine(34) transglycosylase Tgt; protein product: MKFELQTKDAKSKARTGVLHTDHGPIHTPIFMPVGTAGTVKAVHQRELKEDIEADIILGNTYHLYLRPGLELLENAGGLHKFNGWNGPILTDSGGYQVYSLAENRKIEEKGVTFQSHIDGSRHVFTPEAAMDIQRSIGADIIMAFDECTPYPCEYDYAKNSLAMTHRWLKRCCERFDSTEGRYGYEQTLFPIVQGSVYQDLRKESAEFIASCERDGNAIGGLAVGEPAEMMYEMTELVCDILPADKPRYLMGVGTPANILESIALGVDMFDCVMPTRNARNGMLFTTQGIINIRNEKWKNDLSPIDEELGGYVSTYHSKAYLRHLVHAKEILGAQIASIHNLTFYLWLVRQARTHIEAGDFASWKNIMVDKLMQRL
- a CDS encoding sensor histidine kinase; protein product: MKIRTQIFSGFLLVLFLTSILAVVTIYYLGNLGTASTKILEENYRSVKASEQIIISLSKVDQILAKICLGQNYNDSSLVLILDREKQLLSNNIGICRQNASDQKEVMLVGELEDEYASYIYYIDDFKTTVDKVGLYFTVLQRLNGVIREHAVQLANINHKDLSEKDDYAQSLYFQSKIYVFLILVLVLMIVGWTVYKVPHEIVKPITKITEKIQRISQGEYQQEIKVDSSSELGDLAVAFNNMSVRLQEFEKLNIEEVQVQKSRMESIIRSMNDGLIILDEQEEIILVNETSSSLIDMEESELIGKKLWELSEKNEVLHELEVSLSNKDFKPATMEESHSFLKINRGDGKHAFFTKEIYKVYSKETATKRFLGHIITLKDITSFKESDEAKSNFIAVVSHELKTPLSALNMSLMLLSNTRFGTLNEEQSKTVKAMKREVQRLVNMVTELLDLTKVERGQISLEKEVIEPAILLEYAIAPVDVKFKQKDVRIDKNIQEGLPALYVDPEKISWVLINLMTNALRYSTEGGKIILEARRLDDMMEFSVKDFGPGISKENLKRVFNKFVQLNTNGKKNKHGLGLGLAISKEVVEAHEGQIFVESELGAWSRFFFRVPIAAETDKEEIKPKELQNVRSMHIT
- the sucC gene encoding ADP-forming succinate--CoA ligase subunit beta, giving the protein MNIHEYQAKNILKQYGVQVQEGIVIDKLEQTKDAAKRLQEETGTNFFVVKAQIHAGGRGKGSVKETGSKGVVVSKLDSVEEKVKNILGGTLETIQTGAAGKKVNKVLIAQDVYYPSPDDPNIKEYYLSITLDRATGSNVIIASTEGGVEIEEVAEHNPSAIIKEWIDPAIGLQPFQARKVAFALGLEGKALKEMVKFINALYKAYMGMDASMFEINPVLKTSDDKILAVDAKVNLDDNALYRQSELAELRDISEEDELEVEASKSGLNYIKLDGNVGCMVNGAGLAMATMDIIKLSGGEPANFLDVGGGANAQTVEAGFRIILKDPNVKAILINIFGGIVRCDRVANGVVEAYKNIGDIDVPIIVRLQGTNAEEGAKIIEESGLKVKSAILLKDAADKVKEVLS
- a CDS encoding sigma-54-dependent transcriptional regulator — protein: MDTKGKSILVVEDEENLRGLLSKILSLEDFKIFEAGDVTTAKNILLTETIYLVVTDVMLPDINGIEFTKYIKKEYPLTEVVVLTAFGNVKDGVKAMKIGAFDYLTKGDGDDMLPLIAKKAVEKSMLQRQVQEVDFKTDSRSSFNKIIGKSRPVKKMIELAKKVAVTDTTVLLLGETGTGKELLAEAIHHASRRRKGPFVTINCAAIPKDLQESELFGHKKGSFTGAAQDKKGYFEVADRGTIFLDELGEMSPELQAKLLRALENRTFNRVGDTTPIPVDIRIIAATNRDLLDEDNSEFRRDLYYRLSTFAIDLPPLRERPSDIELIAFHFLKSQAERVGGEIMKIDPEFVYHLKKYDWPGNIRELKNVIERAVILSDGRELTADTLPNEVLAARKVKEEVAESVSYANETSSYSMPSSEPVSDNVDLKTIEQEHILKVLTMVNGNKSEAAKRLDIGLATLYRKLKEYNVG
- a CDS encoding HNH endonuclease, with amino-acid sequence MNRTVLLLNQDYSPLAICSMERAFILVFLDKAELLSEVEEDRLHTVDKSFPMPAVIRLYQYVHIPYRGVVLTRQNIFRRDRFSCQYCGTNKNLTLDHVVPRSKGGKTSWSNLVTACRRCNTNKGDQSPEAAGLKLQKKPHKPTYLMFLRDYSGAVRKEWQPFLNYAS
- a CDS encoding ABC transporter ATP-binding protein; protein product: MLRAENIVKTYGKLRVLKAIDLEIEQGKIVSIVGASGAGKSTLLHILGTLDKPDEGKVWLGDQELSRLRGNDLALYRNQNIGFIFQFHNLMPEFTALENVCIPAYLANKKSDKEIVQRGRELLEMLGLTDRMDHKPSEMSGGEQQRTAVARALMNNPAVVFADEPSGNLDSHTAEELHNLFFRLRDEFGQTFVIVTHNEELANMADEKFEIKDGVIFTG
- a CDS encoding DMT family transporter; this encodes MKLSKGIQYMLLSTFLFACMNVLVKLVSNIPAVEVVFFRSIISLIISYTILKSKKINIWGNNKPLLIARGAAGAIGLVLYFMIIQQIPLATAVTLQFLAPIVTAILGMLILKEKVKGWQWLFFLLSFGGILVVNGFDARVEPLHLLMGIMAALGAGMAYTIIRKLNTTEHPLVIVMYFPLVTVPITGTYSALHWQMPQGIEWLTLLGIGVLTQFAQFYLTKSFQQEEINKVASLKYLNILYALFFGYVFFEETFNLYTYLGMLLVVAGVILNIWYKQRTTKEAEESQKARVKKTA